The Streptomyces phaeolivaceus genome has a window encoding:
- a CDS encoding Ppx/GppA phosphatase family protein produces the protein MRLGVLDVGSNTVHLLVVDAHPGARPLPAHSHKVELRLAQLLDEAGAIGPEGVDKLIGVVHEALQAAEDKGVEELLPFATSAVREASNADDVLARVKDETGVELQVLTGAEEARLTFLAVRRWFGWSAGKLLVLDIGGGSLEIAYGIDEEPDAAVSLPLGAGRLTAGWLPGDPATPDDVRALRRHVRAQIARTVGEFSRFGAPDHVVATSKTFKQLARIGGAARSTEGLYVQRDLKRDALETWVPKLAGMTTAQRAALPGVSEGRANQLLAGALVAEAAMDLFQVETLEICPWALREGVILRRLDHMGTA, from the coding sequence ATGAGACTCGGTGTCCTCGACGTGGGATCGAACACGGTGCATCTGCTGGTGGTGGACGCACATCCCGGCGCGCGCCCCCTGCCCGCGCACTCGCACAAGGTGGAACTACGCCTTGCCCAACTCCTCGACGAGGCCGGGGCCATCGGCCCCGAAGGGGTCGACAAACTCATAGGCGTCGTCCACGAGGCGCTCCAGGCCGCCGAGGACAAGGGCGTCGAGGAACTCCTCCCGTTCGCCACCTCCGCCGTGCGCGAGGCCAGCAACGCCGATGACGTCCTCGCCCGCGTCAAGGACGAGACCGGCGTCGAGCTGCAGGTCCTCACCGGCGCGGAGGAGGCCCGGCTGACCTTCCTCGCCGTCCGCCGCTGGTTCGGCTGGTCGGCCGGCAAGCTCCTCGTCCTCGACATCGGCGGCGGCTCCCTGGAGATCGCCTACGGCATCGACGAGGAGCCCGACGCGGCGGTCTCGCTGCCGCTCGGTGCCGGCCGCCTCACCGCGGGCTGGCTCCCCGGCGACCCCGCCACCCCCGACGACGTCCGGGCGCTGCGCCGTCATGTGCGGGCCCAGATCGCCCGTACGGTCGGCGAGTTCAGCCGGTTCGGCGCCCCCGACCATGTCGTCGCCACGTCCAAGACGTTCAAGCAGCTCGCCCGGATCGGTGGTGCCGCCCGCTCCACCGAGGGGCTCTACGTCCAGCGCGACCTCAAGCGCGACGCGCTGGAGACCTGGGTGCCCAAGCTCGCCGGCATGACCACGGCACAGCGCGCCGCGCTCCCCGGCGTCTCCGAGGGCCGCGCCAACCAGCTTCTCGCCGGGGCGTTGGTGGCTGAGGCGGCGATGGATCTGTTCCAGGTGGAGACGCTGGAGATCTGCCCGTGGGCGTTGCGGGAGGGTGTGATTCTGCGGCGGTTGGATCACATGGGGACGGCGTAG
- a CDS encoding alpha/beta hydrolase encodes MTARTRRPSAARALAALATAVVLSLTGASVSTATPLATAPTVERLDGTLPDGATWIADVPENWNGTLVVFSHGFGVRTPQNAPREAVRLRLLEEGYALTGSSYDVSETLWGLESAERDQVATIAAVTEKIGEPTRTLAIGQSMGGLVNAQLARSGAGGIDGALGLCGLVAGANDLHAYQLDAEYTIARLLLPDTPVKLVDFDSEAESLTTGQQLTDAVVAAQRTPEGRARVALAAAYLNLPAWAVGKERPAADDWAEQQAQQASWLVQGMLNRVEPARYHVEKALGGNNSGNKGIDYARLLSTSQHAPLVKALYREAGLDLRADLGNLTAHAKIEADPAAVAAGERTSSAGQGLAVPLLDIHTTADDLVPVEQENRFADRVRASGDGHLLRQAYVERQGHCAFTTAETVAALHALESRLDTGRWGASATPAALQSAAVALGLDGAAYIPYHPAELTIGRRK; translated from the coding sequence ATGACCGCACGCACCCGCCGCCCCTCCGCCGCCCGCGCCCTCGCCGCCCTGGCCACGGCCGTGGTCCTCTCGCTGACCGGCGCCTCGGTGTCGACCGCCACCCCACTGGCGACCGCGCCCACCGTCGAGCGGCTCGACGGCACCCTCCCCGACGGCGCCACATGGATAGCGGACGTCCCCGAGAACTGGAACGGCACCCTCGTCGTCTTCAGCCACGGATTCGGTGTCAGGACGCCCCAGAACGCCCCCCGGGAGGCCGTACGCCTGCGCCTCCTCGAAGAGGGCTACGCGCTCACCGGCTCCTCCTACGACGTCAGCGAGACCCTCTGGGGCCTGGAGAGCGCGGAGCGCGACCAGGTCGCCACCATCGCGGCGGTCACCGAGAAGATCGGCGAACCCACCCGCACCCTCGCCATCGGCCAGTCCATGGGCGGGCTGGTCAACGCGCAGCTCGCCCGGTCCGGGGCCGGCGGGATCGACGGCGCCCTGGGCCTGTGCGGCCTCGTCGCCGGCGCCAACGACCTGCACGCCTACCAGCTCGACGCCGAGTACACGATCGCCCGGCTCCTGCTCCCCGACACCCCCGTGAAACTGGTGGACTTCGACTCCGAGGCCGAGAGTCTCACCACGGGTCAGCAGCTCACCGACGCCGTGGTCGCCGCGCAGCGGACCCCCGAGGGCCGCGCCCGTGTCGCCCTCGCCGCCGCCTACCTCAATCTGCCCGCCTGGGCCGTCGGCAAGGAGCGCCCCGCCGCGGACGACTGGGCGGAGCAGCAGGCCCAGCAGGCCTCCTGGCTGGTCCAAGGCATGCTCAACCGTGTCGAGCCCGCCCGCTACCACGTCGAGAAGGCCCTGGGCGGCAACAACTCCGGGAACAAGGGCATCGACTACGCCCGCCTGCTGTCCACGTCCCAGCACGCGCCCCTGGTCAAGGCCCTGTACCGGGAGGCGGGCCTCGACCTCCGGGCCGACCTGGGGAACCTGACCGCCCACGCGAAGATCGAGGCTGACCCGGCCGCGGTCGCCGCCGGGGAACGCACGTCCTCCGCCGGCCAGGGCCTCGCCGTCCCCCTCCTCGACATCCACACCACCGCCGACGACCTCGTCCCCGTCGAACAGGAGAACCGCTTCGCCGACCGCGTCCGCGCCTCCGGCGACGGCCACCTGTTGCGCCAGGCGTACGTCGAGCGGCAGGGCCACTGCGCCTTCACCACCGCCGAGACTGTCGCCGCCCTGCACGCCCTGGAATCCCGCCTGGACACGGGCCGCTGGGGCGCCTCCGCGACCCCGGCCGCCCTCCAGTCCGCCGCCGTCGCCCTCGGCCTCGACGGCGCGGCGTACATCCCGTACCACCCGGCGGAACTGACGATCGGGCGCCGGAAGTAG
- a CDS encoding TetR/AcrR family transcriptional regulator, with protein sequence MTPATPRRRGRPSRTESADTPAARDRILAAAREEFSERGYDKTSVRGIAKAAGVDSALVHHYFGTKEQVFEAAITLSFAPAMEAPRTVEEGPLDGVGERLTRFIFGVWENPATRKPLLAIVRSAVNNEAAAAVFRRIIVTQVLRRIADRLDVPDAELRAELAAAQLVGIAMLRYVIKVEPLASADPEQIIKRVAPVVQAHLTGPGL encoded by the coding sequence GTGACCCCGGCCACCCCCCGCCGCCGGGGCCGGCCCTCCCGGACGGAATCGGCCGACACCCCGGCCGCGCGTGACCGCATCCTCGCCGCGGCCCGCGAGGAGTTCTCCGAGCGGGGCTATGACAAGACGTCCGTACGCGGCATCGCCAAGGCCGCCGGGGTGGACTCGGCGCTGGTGCACCACTACTTCGGCACCAAGGAACAGGTGTTCGAGGCGGCGATCACGCTCTCCTTCGCCCCGGCGATGGAGGCCCCCCGGACGGTCGAGGAGGGCCCCCTCGACGGCGTCGGGGAGCGGCTCACCCGGTTCATCTTCGGCGTCTGGGAGAACCCGGCGACCCGTAAGCCCCTGCTCGCGATCGTCCGCTCCGCCGTGAACAACGAGGCCGCCGCCGCCGTCTTCCGCCGCATCATCGTCACCCAGGTGCTGCGCCGTATCGCCGACCGGCTGGACGTCCCCGACGCGGAGCTGAGGGCCGAGCTGGCCGCCGCGCAACTGGTGGGCATCGCGATGCTGCGCTACGTCATCAAGGTCGAGCCCTTGGCATCGGCGGACCCGGAGCAGATCATCAAAAGGGTGGCGCCTGTAGTACAGGCCCACCTCACCGGGCCCGGTCTTTAG
- a CDS encoding sugar phosphate isomerase/epimerase family protein, with the protein MAEPVRIPDAKVALSTASVYPESTATAFEIAARLGYDGVEVMVWTDPVSQDLEALRRLSDYHQIPILAVHAPCLLITQRVWSTDPWVKLQRAQAAAEKLGASTVVVHPPFRWQRQYARDFVTGIWRMANETDVRFAVENMFPWRYRDREMLAYAPDWDVTKDDYRHFTIDLSHSATSRTDALEMVDRMGDRLGHVHMADGKGSAKDEHLVPGRGSQPCAELLERLARTGFDGHVVIEVNTRRAMSAAEREADLAEALAFTRLHLASAVRVPRP; encoded by the coding sequence GTGGCAGAACCCGTACGGATCCCGGATGCGAAGGTCGCCCTGTCCACGGCCTCGGTGTATCCGGAGTCGACGGCCACGGCCTTCGAGATCGCCGCGCGTCTGGGGTACGACGGCGTGGAGGTCATGGTCTGGACCGACCCGGTCAGCCAGGACCTGGAAGCCTTGCGCCGGCTCTCCGACTACCACCAGATCCCCATCCTCGCCGTACACGCCCCCTGTCTGCTGATCACCCAGCGGGTGTGGTCCACCGACCCGTGGGTCAAGCTCCAGCGCGCCCAGGCCGCCGCCGAGAAGCTCGGCGCGAGCACGGTCGTCGTGCACCCCCCGTTCCGCTGGCAGCGCCAGTACGCGCGCGACTTCGTCACCGGGATCTGGCGGATGGCGAACGAGACGGACGTCCGGTTCGCCGTGGAGAACATGTTCCCCTGGCGCTACCGCGACCGCGAGATGCTCGCCTACGCTCCCGACTGGGACGTGACGAAGGACGACTACCGGCACTTCACGATCGACCTCAGCCACTCCGCGACCTCCCGCACCGACGCCCTGGAGATGGTCGACCGCATGGGCGACCGGCTCGGCCATGTGCACATGGCCGACGGCAAGGGGTCGGCCAAGGACGAGCACCTCGTGCCGGGCCGCGGCAGCCAGCCCTGCGCCGAGCTGCTGGAACGTCTCGCCCGGACCGGTTTCGACGGTCACGTCGTGATCGAGGTCAACACCCGCCGCGCCATGTCCGCCGCCGAGCGCGAGGCCGACCTGGCGGAGGCCCTCGCCTTCACCCGGCTGCACCTCGCCTCCGCCGTGCGGGTGCCCCGGCCGTGA
- a CDS encoding BACON domain-containing protein produces the protein MMSISPETSTRTTGAHRAHREARDRAAARAVAQRTPARYEPYLDGLFTYCMSVLCDHDTAVAALADVLALAERRRGPDDAGDGRAWLYALARWACLRKLAEARQKRPGAHAVRAPALAEDEEQRRGGELALLAWPEAAGTTPEQREALELAVRHQLGAHEVADVLGMDQAAARELLASAACEVERTRAALAVVESGACPSVALLTGDHQLVLSATLRRELVRHVDDCPVCRRAAERAVPGRWPGTTVTPAALPVLEAPRAALGPAMAHLTRARLTRARGGAPRFDRRGFPMDPRDRAARRDRLRARAVTTTVVATVVAAPVFALWAAYRGAPLIGEGGDGRSVSAGEEQGDGDGTVGDGSGGDAYENAGNARTKPGARHRKGRHAADDVSVEVTQGKGRGALAVAAANDGDTTLITLKATGDSPVSWSARTGAGWLYLSRSSGTLEPGESVTIKVYVDQLSEPSGYWTAQVSLAPSGAVVTIEGTGPVPQPPPGTDPTPPAPAPDPDPTAPPPAPDPTPTTPPQPDPTPPPTDPPPTDPQGPTPPPSDGGGDPPPAP, from the coding sequence ATGATGAGCATCAGTCCGGAAACCTCGACCCGCACCACCGGCGCACACCGGGCGCACCGCGAGGCGCGCGATCGGGCGGCGGCGCGCGCGGTGGCACAACGCACGCCGGCTCGCTACGAGCCGTACCTGGACGGCCTGTTCACCTACTGCATGTCCGTGCTCTGCGACCACGACACGGCGGTCGCCGCGCTCGCGGACGTGCTCGCGCTCGCCGAGCGCCGGCGGGGCCCGGACGACGCCGGCGACGGCCGGGCCTGGCTGTACGCGCTGGCCCGGTGGGCCTGTCTGCGCAAGCTCGCCGAGGCGCGGCAGAAACGCCCGGGGGCGCACGCCGTCAGGGCCCCCGCCCTTGCCGAGGACGAGGAACAGCGGCGCGGAGGTGAACTCGCGCTGCTGGCCTGGCCGGAGGCCGCCGGCACCACACCCGAGCAGCGCGAGGCGCTGGAGCTGGCCGTCCGGCATCAGCTCGGCGCCCACGAGGTCGCCGACGTCCTGGGGATGGACCAGGCCGCCGCACGGGAACTGCTCGCCTCCGCCGCCTGCGAGGTGGAGCGCACCCGGGCGGCCCTCGCTGTCGTCGAGAGCGGCGCCTGCCCGAGCGTCGCCCTCCTCACCGGTGATCACCAGCTCGTCCTGAGCGCCACCCTCCGCCGCGAACTCGTCCGGCACGTCGACGACTGCCCCGTCTGCCGCCGCGCCGCCGAGCGCGCCGTCCCCGGCCGCTGGCCCGGCACCACCGTCACCCCCGCCGCGCTGCCCGTGCTCGAAGCCCCGCGCGCGGCCCTGGGTCCGGCGATGGCGCACCTCACACGCGCGCGTCTCACACGCGCGCGTGGCGGCGCCCCGCGCTTCGACCGGCGCGGCTTCCCCATGGACCCGAGGGACCGCGCGGCCCGCCGCGACCGGCTGCGCGCGCGTGCCGTCACCACGACCGTCGTCGCCACCGTCGTCGCCGCACCCGTCTTCGCCCTCTGGGCCGCCTACCGGGGTGCTCCCCTCATCGGCGAGGGCGGCGACGGCCGTTCGGTCAGCGCGGGCGAGGAGCAGGGCGACGGCGACGGGACCGTCGGCGACGGCAGCGGCGGCGACGCGTACGAGAACGCCGGGAACGCCCGCACCAAACCCGGCGCCCGCCACCGCAAGGGCAGGCACGCGGCGGACGACGTGTCCGTGGAGGTCACCCAGGGCAAGGGTCGGGGCGCGCTCGCCGTCGCCGCCGCGAACGACGGCGACACCACCCTCATCACCCTGAAGGCGACCGGCGACTCACCGGTGAGCTGGTCCGCCCGCACCGGCGCCGGCTGGCTCTACCTCAGCCGGTCCTCGGGCACGCTGGAACCCGGCGAGTCGGTGACGATCAAGGTGTACGTCGACCAGCTGAGCGAGCCCTCCGGGTACTGGACGGCGCAGGTGTCGCTGGCCCCGTCGGGCGCGGTGGTGACGATCGAGGGCACCGGTCCGGTACCGCAGCCTCCGCCCGGCACCGACCCGACCCCACCGGCCCCGGCCCCCGACCCGGACCCCACCGCCCCACCCCCGGCCCCCGACCCCACCCCCACGACCCCACCCCAGCCCGACCCGACCCCACCCCCCACCGACCCGCCCCCCACGGACCCACAGGGCCCGACACCCCCACCGAGCGACGGGGGAGGGGACCCGCCACCGGCCCCGTAG
- the ilvD gene encoding dihydroxy-acid dehydratase: MPELRSRTVTHGRNMAGARALMRASGVPGADIGRKPIIAVANSFTEFVPGHTHLQPVGRIVSEAIREAGGIPREFNTIAVDDGIAMGHGGMLYSLPSRDLIADSVEYMVEAHCADALICISNCDKITPGMLNAALRLNIPTVFVSGGPMESGRATLVDGTVRTLDLVDAISDAVNDKISDEDILRIEENACPTCGSCSGMFTANSMNCLTEAIGLSLPGNGSVLATHTARKQLYIDAAHTVMDITRRYYEQDDETVLPRAIASIAAFENAMALDIAMGGSTNTILHLLAAAQEAGVPFGLDEINAVSRRVPCLAKVAPNVAKDRTYYMEDVHRAGGIPALLGELHRAGLLNEDVYSVHSASLADWLKTWDVRGGSPSPKAVELWHAAPGCVRSAEAFSTSERWDTLDEDAEGGCIRSAEHAYSKDGGLAVLKGNLAVDGCVVKTAGVDESIWQFEGPAVVCESQEEAVQKILTQQVKAGDVVVIRYEGPKGGPGMQEMLYPTSYLKGRGLGKVCALITDGRFSGGTSGLSIGHASPEAAGGGTIALVEDGDRIRIDIPNRSIELLVDDAELARREAALNGVYAPKNRERKVSAALRAYAAMATSADKGAVRDVSKLG; encoded by the coding sequence ATGCCCGAGCTGAGGTCCCGCACAGTCACCCACGGCCGCAACATGGCGGGCGCACGCGCCCTTATGCGCGCCTCCGGTGTACCGGGCGCGGACATCGGCCGCAAGCCGATCATCGCGGTCGCGAACTCCTTCACCGAGTTCGTGCCCGGCCACACCCACCTCCAGCCGGTGGGCCGCATCGTCAGCGAGGCGATCCGCGAGGCCGGCGGCATCCCCCGGGAGTTCAACACGATCGCCGTCGACGACGGCATCGCGATGGGACACGGGGGGATGCTGTACAGCCTCCCCTCCCGCGACCTCATCGCGGACTCGGTCGAGTACATGGTCGAGGCCCACTGCGCCGACGCCCTGATCTGCATCTCCAACTGCGACAAGATCACCCCGGGCATGCTGAACGCGGCTCTCCGCCTCAACATCCCGACCGTCTTCGTCTCCGGCGGCCCCATGGAGTCCGGCCGCGCCACCCTCGTCGACGGCACGGTCCGCACCCTCGACCTGGTCGACGCGATCTCCGACGCGGTGAACGACAAGATCTCGGACGAGGACATCCTCCGTATCGAGGAGAACGCCTGTCCGACCTGCGGCTCCTGCTCCGGCATGTTCACCGCCAACTCGATGAACTGCCTGACCGAGGCCATCGGCCTCTCCCTCCCGGGCAACGGCTCGGTCCTGGCCACGCACACGGCCCGTAAGCAGCTGTACATCGACGCGGCCCACACGGTCATGGACATCACCCGCCGCTACTACGAGCAGGACGACGAGACGGTTCTGCCGCGCGCCATCGCCTCGATCGCGGCCTTCGAGAACGCCATGGCCCTCGACATCGCCATGGGCGGCTCCACCAACACGATCCTGCACCTGCTGGCCGCCGCCCAGGAGGCGGGCGTCCCCTTCGGCCTCGACGAGATCAACGCGGTCTCGCGCCGCGTCCCGTGCCTCGCGAAGGTCGCGCCGAACGTCGCCAAGGACCGCACGTACTACATGGAGGACGTGCACCGCGCCGGCGGCATCCCCGCCCTGCTGGGCGAACTGCACCGCGCGGGCCTGCTCAACGAGGACGTGTACTCCGTCCACAGCGCCTCCCTCGCCGACTGGCTGAAGACCTGGGACGTGCGCGGCGGCTCCCCGTCCCCGAAGGCCGTCGAGCTGTGGCACGCGGCCCCCGGCTGCGTCCGCTCCGCCGAGGCCTTCTCCACCTCCGAGCGCTGGGACACCCTGGACGAGGACGCCGAGGGCGGCTGCATCCGCTCCGCCGAGCACGCCTACTCCAAGGACGGCGGCCTCGCCGTACTGAAGGGGAACCTCGCCGTCGACGGCTGTGTGGTGAAGACGGCCGGCGTCGACGAGTCGATCTGGCAGTTCGAGGGTCCGGCGGTCGTCTGCGAGTCGCAGGAGGAGGCCGTGCAGAAGATCCTCACCCAGCAGGTCAAGGCGGGCGATGTCGTCGTCATCCGCTATGAGGGCCCCAAGGGCGGCCCCGGCATGCAGGAGATGCTCTACCCGACCTCGTACCTCAAGGGCCGCGGCCTGGGCAAGGTCTGCGCGCTGATCACCGACGGCCGCTTCTCCGGCGGCACCTCCGGCCTCTCCATCGGCCACGCCTCGCCCGAGGCGGCCGGCGGCGGCACGATCGCGCTCGTCGAGGACGGCGACCGCATCCGTATCGACATCCCGAACCGTTCGATCGAGCTGCTGGTCGACGACGCCGAACTGGCCCGCCGCGAGGCCGCCCTGAACGGCGTCTACGCCCCGAAGAACCGCGAGCGCAAGGTGTCGGCCGCGCTGCGCGCCTACGCCGCGATGGCCACCAGCGCCGACAAGGGCGCGGTGCGGGACGTCAGCAAGCTGGGCTGA
- the radA gene encoding DNA repair protein RadA translates to MATRTKTAKDRPSYRCTECGWQTAKWLGRCPECQAWGTVEEYGTPAVRTTAPGRVTTSAVPIGQVDGRQATARSTGVPELDRVLGGGLVPGAVVLLAGEPGVGKSTLLLDAAAKSASAEHPTLYVTGEESASQVRLRADRINALHDHLYLAAETDLAAVLGHLDAVKPGLLILDSVQTVASPEIDGAPGGMAQVREVAGALIRASKERGMSTLLVGHVTKDGAIAGPRLLEHLVDVVLHFEGDRHARLRLVRGVKNRYGATDEVGCFELHDEGITGLTDPSGLFLTRRDEPVPGTCLTVTLEGRRPLVAEVQSLTVDSQLPSPRRTTSGLETSRVSMMLAVLEQRGRISALGKRDIYSATVGGVKLSEPAADLAIALALASAATDTPLPKNLVAIGEVGLAGEVRRVTGVQRRLSEAHRLGFTHALVPTDPGKVPPGMKVLEVADMGDALRVLPRSRRREAPRDEEDRR, encoded by the coding sequence ATGGCCACCCGTACGAAGACCGCGAAGGACCGCCCGTCCTACCGCTGCACAGAGTGCGGCTGGCAGACGGCGAAGTGGCTCGGCCGCTGCCCCGAATGCCAGGCGTGGGGCACGGTCGAGGAGTACGGCACGCCCGCCGTCCGTACGACGGCCCCCGGCCGGGTCACCACCTCCGCCGTCCCCATCGGCCAGGTCGACGGCCGCCAGGCCACCGCCCGCTCCACCGGCGTCCCCGAGCTGGACCGGGTCCTCGGCGGCGGCCTGGTCCCCGGCGCCGTCGTCCTCCTCGCGGGCGAGCCGGGCGTGGGCAAGTCCACGCTCCTCCTCGACGCCGCCGCCAAGTCCGCGAGCGCCGAGCACCCGACCCTCTATGTCACCGGCGAGGAGTCCGCGAGCCAGGTCCGGCTGCGCGCCGACCGCATCAACGCCCTGCACGACCACCTCTACCTGGCCGCCGAGACCGACCTCGCCGCCGTCCTCGGCCACTTGGACGCGGTCAAACCGGGCCTCCTGATCCTCGACTCGGTCCAGACCGTCGCCTCCCCGGAGATCGACGGCGCCCCCGGCGGCATGGCCCAGGTCCGCGAGGTCGCCGGCGCCCTGATCCGCGCCTCCAAGGAACGCGGCATGTCCACGCTGCTCGTGGGCCATGTCACCAAGGACGGCGCGATCGCGGGCCCCCGCCTCCTGGAACACCTCGTCGACGTCGTCCTGCACTTCGAGGGCGACCGGCACGCCCGGCTCCGCCTGGTCCGCGGCGTCAAGAACCGCTACGGCGCCACCGACGAGGTCGGCTGCTTCGAGCTGCACGACGAGGGCATCACCGGCCTCACCGACCCCAGCGGCCTCTTCCTCACCCGCCGCGACGAACCCGTCCCCGGCACCTGCCTCACCGTCACCCTGGAGGGCCGCCGCCCGCTGGTCGCGGAAGTGCAGTCGCTCACAGTCGACTCGCAGCTCCCCTCCCCCCGCCGCACCACGTCCGGCCTGGAGACCTCCCGCGTCTCGATGATGCTCGCCGTCCTGGAGCAGCGCGGCCGGATCAGCGCCCTCGGCAAGCGGGACATCTACTCGGCGACGGTCGGCGGCGTGAAGCTCTCGGAGCCCGCCGCGGACCTCGCGATCGCGCTGGCCCTGGCGTCCGCGGCGACCGACACCCCGCTGCCCAAGAACCTCGTGGCGATCGGTGAAGTGGGCCTCGCGGGCGAGGTCAGAAGGGTCACCGGGGTCCAGCGCCGCCTCTCCGAGGCACACCGTCTCGGCTTCACGCACGCCCTCGTCCCGACCGATCCCGGCAAGGTTCCGCCGGGCATGAAGGTCCTGGAAGTGGCCGACATGGGAGACGCTCTGCGGGTACTGCCCCGATCGCGTCGGCGAGAGGCCCCACGGGACGAGGAGGACCGCCGGTAG